Within Bacillus sp. FJAT-45350, the genomic segment TATTATTAATGCCCTCAAATTAATGGGTGTAGAAACAATAATAACGGGGGTTACTCCAACTTTTGCAAGAAAACAAGTAAATAATTTTGATGTCAAAGAATTCAAAACAAAAATGGTAAAAGACGTACAAAGTGCACTTGAATACGCGGGTTATACATTAACAAAAAAATAATTATAAGTACGAGACGCTAGAAGCAATTCCTTACTAACTAAGGGGTTGCTTTTTCTATTTTCCTATCAAGAATAGATTTGATAGTATTTTTATTAAGAATAGGTTTATTTTTTTTTGAATAGGGTATTTAAGACAATTAGGTGTATAAAAAATAAAGTGAGGGAAACGCATGCTTACATTCAACACAATTATTTGTAAACTAACAAATAGTCCTTCCGTCATCAATAGTGGGGCACATATCCTTTACATGTATAATGATATTGATACATATATAGAGAATGCGATTAGCTTCATTTATGAAGGTATCCTACAAGAAGCATTCGTATTTTTAATTGAAAACGAAGAAATAACAATTAGAATAAAAGACCAATTGTCATTAATGAACTTGACAATTGAGCAAATGAACTATGTTACATACATAAAATCTGATGAGTTTTATCTTATTGATGGAAAATTTGACGGAATAGAAGCAGGAGCTAATCTGAAATCACTTGTACAACCTCTTATTGATAAAGGAGGTTCCATACGAACATGGGGGAAAATACCTGTTGCAACGGATAACATACTGGATTCAATTAAATTTTATGAATGCTCAAAGGATAAATATATTACCGAAAGAAACATGATTTCGGTCTGTTCATATAGCAATATATCTTCTCCAGCTTATTTACAAAATGAGTTACTCAAAACACACACACATATTATGACAGACGATGATTATAATCTATCACCTTTTTACAATCGGAAACATCATGATTATTCTTCCGTAGAGGTAGTAAGGTCACAGCTAGTAAGAAAAAAAATTAAAGACCTAAAATATCAAAAAAGCCATTTAGTATTTGAGAATAATAAATTTAAAATAAAAAATGAAGTAATTAGGAAAAGTGAGTTTAAACTTCGAACGATCATTAATGAACTTCCAATTCCTGTTATTATTAGAAGTAAATCAAAGATTCTTTATACGAACGATGTTGCGGAAGAGAATTTCTCTATTGCTTCCATAAATACAATAGGTAAAGATACGCTTGAGGATTTCTTTTCTAGTTATGAATTAGATGTACCCAATGCGTCAAATCAAACGGTGCATGAACATCAGTTTATTCACGAAAACGGTAAGAAGAAATTTTATTTAGTAAAGTCAATCAATATTATATTTGAGGAAGAACCAGCGATAATGCACTCTTTTGTTGATATTACTCAGGAAAAAGAAAATGAGAAACTCATTATTCGTTCTGAAAAAATGAATATAGCAGGTGAACTTGCAGCTAGTATTGCTCATGAATTAAGAAACCCACTAACAGCTATTAAAG encodes:
- a CDS encoding ATP-binding protein, which encodes MLTFNTIICKLTNSPSVINSGAHILYMYNDIDTYIENAISFIYEGILQEAFVFLIENEEITIRIKDQLSLMNLTIEQMNYVTYIKSDEFYLIDGKFDGIEAGANLKSLVQPLIDKGGSIRTWGKIPVATDNILDSIKFYECSKDKYITERNMISVCSYSNISSPAYLQNELLKTHTHIMTDDDYNLSPFYNRKHHDYSSVEVVRSQLVRKKIKDLKYQKSHLVFENNKFKIKNEVIRKSEFKLRTIINELPIPVIIRSKSKILYTNDVAEENFSIASINTIGKDTLEDFFSSYELDVPNASNQTVHEHQFIHENGKKKFYLVKSINIIFEEEPAIMHSFVDITQEKENEKLIIRSEKMNIAGELAASIAHELRNPLTAIKGFFHMLRNTNEDKEMYYDIIEDELSRIEQISSELLTLAKPHSENRGSHNIIQIVEDVILLLTSPSNMKSIEIILETTEEELNINCEVTKIKQVFINLVKNAIDAMKNGGIIKINVKKINKNIEIKVIDQGCGIPTELINKIGEPFYTTKEKGTGIGLMICYQIIESHEGTIQLESKVGCGTTFTITLPATSERVIA